In a genomic window of Flavobacteriales bacterium:
- a CDS encoding translation initiation factor IF-3 yields MAIRRRRSRGSYVKREDPHKINDKITAPKVRVVGEGVEAQVVPIQRALEIATEKELDLVEISPKADPPVCKIMDYRKFLYEQKKKEKELKAKQSKIVLKEIRFGPNTDDHDFDFKLKHAKKFLSDGAKVKAYVFFRGRSIVYKDRGEILLLRFATELEEHGVVEQMPKLEGKRMIMLINPKKK; encoded by the coding sequence ATAGCAATACGAAGAAGAAGATCACGAGGATCCTACGTTAAACGAGAAGACCCTCATAAGATCAACGATAAGATCACCGCTCCCAAAGTAAGAGTGGTCGGAGAAGGAGTCGAAGCACAGGTAGTCCCTATTCAGCGCGCACTTGAGATTGCGACAGAGAAGGAACTCGACCTGGTGGAGATCTCCCCTAAGGCCGACCCTCCGGTATGCAAGATCATGGATTATCGTAAGTTCCTTTACGAACAGAAAAAGAAAGAAAAGGAACTGAAGGCCAAGCAGTCCAAGATCGTTCTGAAAGAGATACGATTCGGACCGAATACGGATGACCATGATTTCGATTTCAAACTGAAGCATGCCAAGAAATTCCTCAGTGATGGAGCTAAGGTCAAGGCCTACGTCTTCTTCAGAGGACGATCTATCGTTTACAAAGACCGAGGAGAGATCCTGCTATTGAGATTTGCAACAGAACTGGAAGAGCACGGAGTTGTCGAACAGATGCCCAAGCTCGAAGGTAAACGGATGATCATGTTGATCAATCCGAAGAAGAAGTAG
- the rpmI gene encoding 50S ribosomal protein L35 yields MPKMKTVASAKKRFKVTGSGKLKRKKAFHSHILTKKSKKRKRNLTKWDDVHPADTPNVKLMLCK; encoded by the coding sequence ATGCCAAAGATGAAGACCGTTGCCAGTGCCAAGAAGCGATTCAAGGTCACGGGAAGCGGAAAACTCAAAAGAAAGAAGGCCTTCCATAGTCACATCCTGACTAAGAAGTCCAAGAAACGCAAGCGCAACCTCACCAAATGGGACGATGTCCATCCAGCGGATACACCGAATGTGAAGCTGATGCTTTGCAAGTAA